Proteins encoded in a region of the Haloarchaeobius salinus genome:
- a CDS encoding phosphotransferase family protein produces MFDTEPFTDEQVGRAVALACDATVRSYSHAEEGSDRIAVATLTDDRRVVLKAPELVDPERFRPEPRLAALVDRETDVPVPTVHHIGEDGPIDGPWFVMAHVDGENWENRVAEFPDDQHERLVREAGRNLARLHGIRQFEGFGRVGVDGSGALRVDEPRPDWCEWFRELAHGKLDRMADGPFDDLLPACRRELDRLADAVPRDVRPAPAHTDYRLGNLLVDPDAPPAEPVTRAVIDWGNTYTAHGEFDLAKTADFLFGWEDVPADRRATLRETLYEAYAAETGVERDAAFRERQRAYRLVTRLAGMEGVPFWFADGSDAQAAAETRHRTFLRDRYDIA; encoded by the coding sequence GTGTTCGACACCGAGCCGTTCACCGACGAGCAGGTCGGCCGGGCGGTCGCACTGGCCTGCGACGCCACCGTTCGGTCGTACAGCCACGCCGAGGAAGGCAGCGACCGCATCGCCGTCGCGACGCTGACCGACGACCGCCGGGTGGTGCTGAAGGCACCGGAGCTCGTCGACCCGGAGCGGTTCCGGCCGGAGCCACGCCTCGCCGCGCTGGTCGACCGCGAGACCGACGTGCCCGTCCCGACGGTCCACCACATCGGCGAGGACGGCCCGATCGACGGCCCGTGGTTCGTCATGGCCCACGTCGACGGCGAGAACTGGGAGAACCGTGTGGCCGAGTTCCCCGACGACCAGCACGAGCGACTCGTCCGCGAGGCGGGCCGCAACCTCGCCCGGCTCCACGGCATCCGCCAGTTCGAGGGCTTCGGTCGGGTCGGTGTCGACGGCTCGGGCGCGCTCCGTGTCGACGAACCGCGGCCGGACTGGTGCGAGTGGTTCCGCGAGCTCGCCCACGGGAAGCTCGACCGCATGGCCGACGGCCCGTTCGACGACCTGCTCCCGGCCTGTCGGCGCGAACTCGACCGGCTCGCCGACGCGGTCCCCCGGGACGTCCGTCCCGCACCGGCCCACACCGACTACCGGCTCGGCAACCTGCTCGTCGACCCCGACGCGCCGCCCGCGGAGCCGGTTACGCGGGCCGTCATCGACTGGGGGAACACGTACACCGCCCACGGCGAGTTCGACCTCGCGAAGACCGCGGACTTCCTCTTCGGCTGGGAGGACGTCCCCGCCGACCGACGGGCGACGCTCCGGGAGACGCTCTACGAGGCGTACGCGGCCGAGACAGGAGTGGAACGCGACGCGGCGTTCCGGGAACGCCAGCGCGCCTACCGGCTGGTCACCAGGCTCGCCGGCATGGAGGGCGTCCCGTTCTGGTTCGCGGACGGCTCGGATGCACAGGCAGCAGCCGAGACGCGACACCGCACGTTCCTCCGGGACCGGTACGACATCGCGTAG
- the ligA gene encoding NAD-dependent DNA ligase LigA produces the protein MSEADLADDNPYVAEPETTFEPVDELTEEAAREQAALLRAAVRYHDYRYYVDHDPVIGDRTYDALFSRLQELEAAFDLQTEDSPTRRVGGQPVDAFETVEHVAPLLSIDQSGEADDVREFDRRVREAVGDVEYVCEPKFDGVSIEVVYRDGRYERAATRGDGHEGDDVTENVRTIPSVPQRLRGDYPDYLAVRGEVYMPKDDFTAHNKERVEAGGEPFANPRNATAGTLRQQDPSVVAERPLSVFFFDVLDSSQGWETHSDALAAFPEFGLPLNDRVETGCDVDDAIDYRDRLLAERDDLDYEIDGVVVKVDDRAAREELGSTARSYRWAFAYKFPARNEETRLADVAVQVGRTGRLTPVALLDPVDVGGVTVSRASLHNPDEIESLNVNVGDVVRVERAGDVIPYVAEVVEKRSEGHFELPDTCPVCDSRVEREGPLAFCSGGLGCPAQLKRSVEHWGSDTGLDIEGLGAETVEQFVEAGLVTDGVADLYDIERADLLELEGWGETSAENLLAELDASKEPTLPDFLAALGIQKVGPETARALAAEFGSLDALRETAEDGGEERLRSVEDVGPIVAETIVDFFGSEANRRVLDRLADAGVEPHPYEVDGAEELDGLTFVFTGALSESRGEFQDLVERHGGSATSSVSGNTDYLVVGENPGQSKQDDADANDVPTIDEEEFRAVLEAHGVDEWIGE, from the coding sequence ATGAGTGAGGCCGACCTCGCCGACGATAACCCGTACGTCGCGGAGCCTGAGACGACGTTCGAGCCGGTCGACGAGCTGACCGAGGAGGCGGCCCGCGAGCAGGCCGCGCTGCTCCGGGCGGCCGTTCGCTACCACGACTACCGCTACTACGTCGACCACGACCCGGTCATCGGCGACCGCACGTACGACGCGCTGTTCTCGCGGCTACAGGAGCTGGAGGCGGCGTTCGACCTGCAGACCGAGGACTCGCCCACCCGCCGGGTCGGCGGCCAGCCCGTCGACGCGTTCGAGACTGTCGAGCACGTCGCGCCGCTGCTCTCCATCGACCAGTCCGGCGAGGCCGACGACGTCCGCGAGTTCGACCGCCGCGTCCGGGAGGCCGTCGGCGACGTCGAGTACGTCTGCGAGCCGAAGTTCGACGGCGTCAGCATCGAGGTCGTCTACCGCGACGGCCGCTACGAGCGCGCGGCGACCCGCGGCGACGGCCACGAGGGCGACGACGTGACCGAGAACGTCCGGACGATTCCGTCTGTGCCCCAGCGACTGCGGGGGGACTATCCGGACTACCTCGCGGTCCGCGGCGAGGTGTACATGCCGAAGGACGACTTCACCGCGCACAACAAGGAACGCGTCGAGGCGGGCGGGGAACCCTTCGCCAACCCGCGCAACGCGACCGCGGGGACGCTCCGCCAGCAGGACCCGAGCGTCGTCGCCGAGCGCCCGCTCTCGGTGTTCTTCTTCGACGTGCTCGACTCGAGCCAGGGGTGGGAGACACACAGCGACGCGCTCGCCGCGTTCCCGGAGTTCGGCCTGCCGCTGAACGACCGCGTCGAGACCGGCTGCGACGTCGACGACGCCATCGACTACCGCGACCGGCTGCTCGCCGAGCGCGACGACCTCGACTACGAGATCGACGGCGTCGTCGTGAAGGTCGACGACCGCGCCGCGCGCGAGGAGCTCGGTTCGACCGCCCGCTCGTACCGCTGGGCGTTCGCCTACAAGTTCCCCGCCCGGAACGAGGAGACCCGTCTCGCCGACGTGGCGGTGCAGGTCGGCCGGACCGGGCGGTTGACGCCCGTGGCGCTGCTCGACCCCGTGGACGTCGGCGGCGTCACCGTCTCGCGGGCGAGCCTCCACAACCCCGACGAGATCGAGAGCCTGAACGTCAACGTCGGGGACGTGGTGCGCGTCGAGCGCGCCGGCGACGTCATCCCGTACGTGGCCGAGGTCGTCGAGAAGCGGTCCGAGGGGCACTTCGAGCTGCCCGACACCTGCCCGGTCTGCGACAGCCGGGTCGAGCGCGAGGGGCCGCTCGCGTTCTGCTCTGGCGGGCTTGGCTGTCCGGCACAGCTCAAGCGCTCCGTCGAGCACTGGGGCAGCGACACCGGACTGGACATCGAGGGCCTCGGCGCGGAGACCGTCGAGCAGTTCGTGGAGGCCGGCCTCGTCACCGACGGCGTCGCCGACCTCTACGACATCGAGCGCGCGGACCTGCTCGAACTCGAGGGCTGGGGCGAGACGAGCGCGGAGAACCTGCTCGCCGAGCTCGACGCCTCGAAGGAGCCGACGCTCCCCGACTTCCTCGCCGCCCTGGGCATCCAGAAGGTCGGCCCGGAGACCGCCCGCGCGCTCGCCGCCGAGTTCGGCAGCCTCGACGCGCTGCGCGAGACGGCCGAGGACGGCGGCGAGGAGCGCCTCCGGTCGGTCGAGGACGTCGGCCCCATCGTCGCCGAGACCATCGTCGACTTCTTCGGGAGCGAGGCGAACCGGCGCGTCCTCGACCGCCTCGCCGACGCCGGCGTCGAGCCCCACCCCTACGAGGTCGACGGTGCCGAGGAGCTCGACGGGCTGACGTTCGTCTTCACCGGCGCGCTCTCGGAGTCCAGAGGCGAGTTCCAGGACCTCGTCGAGCGCCACGGCGGTTCGGCCACGTCGTCGGTGTCGGGCAACACGGACTACCTCGTCGTCGGCGAGAACCCGGGGCAGTCGAAGCAGGACGACGCCGACGCGAACGACGTGCCGACCATCGACGAGGAGGAGTTCCGGGCGGTGCTCGAGGCGCACGGCGTCGACGAGTGGATCGGTGAGTGA
- a CDS encoding magnesium transporter: MPEHWSVRSISRAMLPLLLVLSLVELGSGLVLGSFEEELLRRPSLLVLVPVTIGTAGNLGSILAARLSTAVHLGTVSFSPEDDTLVGNALATAGLAVSVFPVVGLGAWALTELTVGATLAPAQVVLVAAFSGAVLAVLAIAVTLVTTYAAYRLGLDPDDVVIPVVTNTCDVLGVLVLFAAVILLL; encoded by the coding sequence GTGCCCGAGCACTGGTCGGTCCGGTCGATCTCGCGGGCGATGCTCCCGCTGCTCCTCGTGCTCTCGCTCGTCGAGCTCGGCTCGGGGCTGGTGCTCGGGAGCTTCGAGGAGGAGCTGTTGCGGCGGCCGTCGCTTTTGGTGCTCGTGCCGGTGACCATCGGGACGGCGGGGAACCTCGGCTCCATCCTGGCGGCGCGGCTCTCGACGGCGGTCCACCTCGGCACCGTCTCGTTCTCGCCGGAGGACGACACGCTCGTCGGGAACGCGCTCGCGACGGCAGGGCTCGCCGTCTCGGTGTTCCCGGTCGTCGGTCTCGGCGCGTGGGCGCTGACCGAGCTGACCGTGGGGGCGACGCTCGCCCCGGCGCAGGTCGTCCTCGTGGCGGCGTTCTCGGGGGCCGTGCTGGCGGTGCTCGCGATCGCGGTGACGCTGGTGACGACGTACGCCGCCTACCGGCTCGGGCTCGACCCGGACGACGTGGTCATCCCGGTCGTGACGAACACCTGCGACGTGCTCGGCGTGCTGGTCCTGTTCGCCGCCGTGATTCTGCTGCTGTAG
- a CDS encoding magnesium transporter has translation MSIRAVAREAYREALPALGASVVGGLFAGLVLGGMRSELQQVPGLLVLVPALLATRGNVYGSLGARLATGLHQGLLEPRFDLGNERLRGAIAAAITNGLFVSAFAAVAAYVLLGLLGQAAAPLATLVAVSLLAGLLSGITLTVAVVSVVFVGFRRGQNPDTLVGPIVTTTGDVFGMTFLLLAARIVLSVGGI, from the coding sequence ATGAGCATCCGCGCCGTCGCACGCGAGGCCTACCGCGAGGCGCTGCCCGCGCTGGGGGCGAGCGTCGTCGGGGGGCTGTTCGCGGGCCTCGTTCTGGGCGGGATGCGCTCGGAGCTCCAGCAGGTTCCTGGATTACTGGTGCTCGTCCCGGCGCTGCTGGCGACGCGCGGGAACGTCTACGGCTCGCTGGGTGCGCGGCTCGCGACCGGGCTCCACCAGGGGTTGCTCGAACCACGCTTCGACCTGGGGAACGAGCGGCTCCGGGGGGCCATCGCGGCGGCCATCACGAACGGGCTGTTCGTAAGCGCGTTCGCGGCGGTGGCGGCGTACGTCCTGCTCGGGCTGCTCGGGCAGGCGGCCGCGCCGCTTGCGACGCTGGTGGCGGTGTCGCTGCTCGCGGGGCTGCTCTCGGGTATCACGCTCACGGTCGCGGTCGTCTCGGTCGTCTTCGTCGGCTTCCGTCGCGGGCAGAACCCGGACACGCTCGTCGGCCCCATCGTCACGACCACGGGGGACGTGTTCGGGATGACCTTCCTCCTGCTCGCGGCGCGCATCGTGCTCTCGGTCGGGGGTATCTGA
- a CDS encoding amphi-Trp domain-containing protein, protein MPEEQLFKTEEHRSRAEIAEALVAAAEEIGAGSVHLESGTDEQQVSVPENPRFEVELERLTDSETGEQRYELEYEIRWTEP, encoded by the coding sequence ATGCCCGAAGAACAGCTGTTCAAGACGGAGGAGCACCGTTCGCGGGCGGAGATCGCCGAGGCACTCGTCGCCGCCGCCGAGGAGATCGGGGCGGGGTCGGTCCACCTCGAGAGCGGGACGGACGAACAGCAGGTGTCGGTCCCGGAGAACCCACGCTTCGAGGTCGAACTCGAGCGGCTCACGGACTCCGAGACGGGCGAGCAGCGGTACGAGCTGGAGTACGAGATCCGGTGGACGGAGCCGTAG
- the surE gene encoding 5'/3'-nucleotidase SurE, with product MTDILLTNDDGIDGDGLAALREELLDIGDVTVVAPADNQSGVGRKRSRYTTRESHDWGYAIAGTPADCVAYALRGLDREFDLVVSGCNHGPNMGSYVLGRSGTVGAAVEAAYLGTPAIAVSAYHNVEFFTHPAEEFDFSEPTRVAGELTRAALDADVFDAVDILNVNAPCDATDPRLRVTHPHDDFDVRVEHRSVEEAEVEDLPVDVEPDDELVALNDKFWPHVENWENPLTDADEVRDRYPVGSDRRAVVDGEVSVSPLTAPHEAAHHEKLDAIVEQLNLA from the coding sequence GTGACCGACATCCTCCTGACGAACGACGACGGCATCGACGGCGACGGGCTGGCCGCCCTCCGCGAGGAACTCCTCGACATCGGCGACGTGACGGTGGTCGCGCCCGCCGACAACCAGTCCGGCGTGGGGCGGAAACGCTCGCGGTACACGACCCGCGAGTCCCACGACTGGGGCTACGCCATCGCGGGCACGCCCGCCGACTGCGTAGCCTACGCCCTCCGGGGGCTGGACCGCGAGTTCGACCTCGTGGTCTCCGGCTGCAACCACGGGCCGAACATGGGCTCGTACGTGCTCGGGCGCTCGGGCACCGTCGGCGCGGCGGTCGAGGCGGCCTACCTCGGGACGCCTGCCATCGCCGTCTCCGCGTACCACAACGTCGAGTTCTTCACCCACCCCGCCGAGGAGTTCGACTTCTCCGAGCCGACCCGTGTCGCGGGCGAGCTCACCAGGGCCGCGCTCGACGCGGACGTGTTCGACGCGGTCGACATCCTGAACGTGAACGCGCCGTGTGACGCCACGGACCCGCGGCTCCGGGTGACCCATCCGCACGACGACTTCGACGTGCGCGTCGAGCACCGCAGCGTCGAGGAGGCCGAGGTCGAGGACCTGCCGGTGGACGTCGAGCCGGACGACGAGCTCGTCGCACTCAACGACAAGTTCTGGCCGCACGTCGAGAACTGGGAGAACCCGCTGACCGACGCCGACGAGGTGCGGGACCGCTACCCCGTCGGGAGCGACCGCCGCGCCGTCGTCGACGGCGAGGTGAGCGTCTCGCCGCTGACCGCGCCGCACGAGGCCGCACACCACGAGAAGCTCGACGCGATCGTCGAACAGCTGAACCTGGCCTGA
- a CDS encoding ABC transporter substrate-binding protein, which produces MVGNSDRVVDRRTFLKISGAGSIAATAGCLGLGGGGGGGAITIGQPAAQTGQWDFLQPGVSKATDVALQGINDAGGPLDRELTLERSDTSVNPQQARTVVTQLTENEDAVAVLGLFSSELEPMYDFLQEQQVPVVTPWPGSNFLDTRGGDHGTPEDVSDDEWIWRTVISDTVHTAGAALRSLDQGHDTMGIINGTTSGARSWVGGFRSAYEANGGTVAEQVEVAQGESNYQSALERLFQADFSAFAVSLPLEDAITLLSDWADGGYGRQPVLSDPLSQNELANQVGSDLNGAWAASPGESGPNYGTFESAYSSGEGDAEINAWTPPAWDAIQVTALAIERAGEATPEAIEQNLGPVSRGSGTEVADFAEGKEALANGDEIKYMGAATPVTFTQFGNVVGSVVINEVQDGAFGQVETIPAEDLREFVPEGEY; this is translated from the coding sequence ATGGTTGGAAACAGCGATAGGGTCGTCGACCGGAGAACGTTCCTCAAGATCAGTGGTGCGGGTAGCATCGCAGCGACCGCCGGGTGCCTGGGGCTCGGGGGTGGCGGTGGTGGTGGCGCGATCACCATCGGCCAGCCGGCGGCACAGACCGGTCAGTGGGACTTCCTGCAGCCAGGCGTCTCGAAGGCGACCGACGTGGCGCTGCAGGGTATCAACGACGCCGGCGGACCGCTCGACCGCGAACTCACCCTCGAACGGTCGGACACCTCGGTGAACCCACAGCAGGCACGCACCGTCGTCACGCAGCTCACGGAGAACGAGGACGCCGTCGCGGTGCTCGGGCTGTTCTCCAGCGAGCTCGAACCGATGTACGATTTCCTGCAGGAGCAACAGGTCCCGGTGGTCACGCCGTGGCCGGGGTCGAACTTCCTCGACACCCGTGGCGGCGACCACGGCACGCCCGAGGACGTGAGCGACGACGAGTGGATCTGGCGGACCGTCATCAGCGACACCGTCCACACCGCCGGGGCGGCACTGCGGTCGCTCGACCAGGGCCACGACACCATGGGCATCATCAACGGCACCACCTCCGGGGCACGTAGCTGGGTGGGCGGGTTCCGGAGCGCCTACGAGGCCAACGGCGGCACCGTCGCCGAACAGGTCGAGGTGGCCCAGGGCGAGTCGAACTACCAGTCAGCGCTCGAACGGCTGTTCCAGGCCGACTTCAGTGCGTTCGCGGTGAGCCTCCCGCTGGAGGACGCCATCACGCTCCTGAGCGACTGGGCCGACGGCGGCTATGGCCGTCAGCCCGTGCTCTCGGACCCGCTCTCGCAGAACGAGCTCGCCAACCAGGTCGGCAGCGACCTGAACGGTGCGTGGGCGGCCAGCCCCGGCGAGTCCGGCCCGAACTACGGCACCTTCGAGAGCGCGTACAGCAGCGGCGAGGGCGACGCCGAGATCAACGCCTGGACGCCGCCCGCGTGGGACGCGATCCAGGTCACCGCCCTCGCCATCGAACGCGCCGGCGAGGCGACGCCCGAGGCCATCGAGCAGAACCTCGGCCCCGTCTCGCGCGGCTCCGGCACCGAGGTCGCGGACTTCGCCGAGGGGAAGGAGGCGCTGGCCAACGGCGACGAGATCAAGTACATGGGTGCCGCCACGCCCGTGACGTTCACCCAGTTCGGCAACGTCGTCGGCTCGGTCGTCATCAACGAGGTCCAGGACGGGGCGTTCGGGCAGGTCGAGACCATCCCGGCGGAGGACCTCCGCGAGTTCGTGCCGGAGGGCGAGTACTGA
- a CDS encoding branched-chain amino acid ABC transporter permease produces MGLAQNLIFGLVTGSYIAIAAIGFTLIYGIVNMINFAYGEYLTIGAFIGLLSAGALPLPLPVSVVVAMVGGGIASILLAKLFFTPINHTGPIPMLLTSIGLGLVLRNAIRLVAGRSARYYDTETTTWQFRNVPDLSVGPVDLLGGFFVTSQQLIVVGCALGVFLVLHTVLTRTDVGIAMRAMSDDEALARVRGIDTQLIRNSVWVLAGMLAGLSGVLLGIQTNVSVTTGFSQILQILSAAILGGAGSPYGAIAGAYIIGVALALSTAFLPSSMTGISSAIAFAILVVVLLVKPSGIAGAEVREA; encoded by the coding sequence ATGGGGCTCGCACAGAACCTCATCTTCGGGCTCGTCACGGGCTCGTACATCGCCATCGCGGCCATCGGGTTCACGCTCATCTACGGCATCGTGAACATGATCAACTTCGCGTACGGCGAGTACCTCACCATCGGGGCGTTCATCGGCCTCCTCTCGGCCGGCGCACTCCCCCTGCCGCTGCCCGTGTCGGTGGTCGTCGCGATGGTCGGCGGCGGCATCGCCAGCATCCTGCTCGCGAAGCTGTTCTTCACGCCCATCAACCACACCGGCCCCATCCCGATGCTGCTGACGTCCATCGGGCTCGGCCTCGTGCTCCGCAACGCCATCCGGCTCGTCGCGGGCCGCAGCGCCCGGTACTACGACACCGAGACGACGACCTGGCAGTTCCGGAACGTGCCCGACCTCTCGGTCGGCCCCGTCGACCTGCTCGGGGGCTTCTTCGTGACCTCCCAGCAGCTCATCGTCGTCGGCTGTGCGCTCGGCGTGTTCCTCGTCCTGCACACCGTCCTGACCCGGACCGACGTGGGCATCGCGATGCGTGCGATGAGCGACGACGAGGCACTGGCACGCGTCAGGGGCATCGATACCCAGCTCATCAGGAACAGCGTCTGGGTGCTCGCAGGGATGCTCGCCGGACTCTCGGGCGTGCTGCTGGGCATCCAGACGAACGTCAGCGTCACGACGGGGTTCAGTCAGATCCTCCAGATCCTGTCGGCCGCCATCCTCGGCGGCGCGGGGAGTCCCTACGGGGCGATCGCCGGCGCGTACATCATCGGCGTCGCGCTCGCGCTCTCGACTGCGTTCCTGCCCTCGTCGATGACGGGCATCTCCTCGGCCATCGCCTTCGCCATCCTCGTCGTCGTCCTGCTCGTCAAGCCCAGCGGCATCGCCGGCGCGGAGGTGCGTGAGGCGTGA
- a CDS encoding branched-chain amino acid ABC transporter permease — MSVRDSLPAHDSDTALVLSVVAVVLGLAIAFTPVTATIPGDLYVFFEVGILFVVYGILVLGLDLQYGHTGLVNFGHVVFFAAGAYTMAMLSAVDSFEGIALGYPWPLGVVAAVLVAGLLGAFVGATSLRLRGDFLAIATLATAEIFHTLFINFTDVFGGTTGIFGIPTPLGDVAGTRDATLVATLLVFGGLTALTFAIVARLTEAPYGRVLRAIRADELVTRAVGKSTFRYKMESFVYGAALAGFAGAIFAMYNGAISPDFFELQVTVTIWIGMLLGGASNHRAVLGGLGIIMGLRLFSRFAQGSAPVTAGEFASIRLIVVGLILILVIRYRPAGIWGDERELEVDS, encoded by the coding sequence GTGAGCGTCCGCGACTCCCTGCCGGCCCACGACTCCGACACCGCGCTGGTGCTCAGCGTCGTGGCCGTCGTCCTCGGACTCGCCATCGCGTTCACGCCCGTCACGGCGACGATCCCGGGCGACCTCTACGTGTTCTTCGAGGTCGGCATCCTGTTCGTCGTCTACGGCATCCTCGTGCTGGGGCTCGACCTCCAGTACGGCCACACCGGCCTCGTCAACTTCGGCCACGTCGTGTTCTTCGCGGCCGGCGCGTACACGATGGCGATGCTCTCGGCGGTCGACTCGTTCGAGGGCATCGCGCTCGGCTACCCGTGGCCGCTCGGGGTCGTCGCCGCCGTGCTCGTCGCCGGACTGCTCGGCGCGTTCGTCGGAGCCACGTCGCTGCGGCTGCGCGGGGACTTCCTCGCCATCGCGACGCTCGCCACCGCCGAGATCTTCCACACGCTGTTCATCAACTTCACCGACGTCTTCGGCGGGACGACCGGCATCTTCGGCATCCCGACGCCGCTGGGCGACGTCGCTGGCACCCGCGACGCGACGCTCGTGGCGACGCTGCTGGTGTTCGGCGGCCTCACCGCGTTGACGTTCGCCATCGTCGCACGGCTCACCGAGGCACCCTACGGTCGGGTGTTGCGCGCCATCCGCGCCGACGAGCTGGTGACCCGGGCCGTCGGCAAGTCGACGTTCCGGTACAAGATGGAGTCGTTCGTCTACGGTGCCGCACTCGCGGGCTTCGCGGGTGCCATCTTCGCGATGTACAACGGTGCCATCTCGCCGGACTTCTTCGAACTGCAGGTGACGGTGACCATCTGGATCGGGATGCTGCTCGGCGGCGCGTCGAACCACCGCGCGGTGCTCGGCGGCCTCGGCATCATCATGGGCCTGCGGCTGTTCTCGCGGTTCGCCCAGGGCTCTGCGCCCGTCACCGCCGGCGAGTTCGCGTCCATCCGGCTCATCGTGGTCGGGCTCATCCTCATCCTCGTCATCAGGTACCGGCCGGCCGGCATCTGGGGCGACGAACGCGAGCTGGAGGTGGACTCGTGA
- a CDS encoding ABC transporter ATP-binding protein, with the protein MSLLDVDGLVKEFGGLVAIDDLSLSVDEGELVGVMGPNGAGKSTFFNCVSGVVQPDGGTVRFDGRDVTGAETEVLARDGLVRTFQHTRQLDTMTVRENVRLAAPGQPGEQPVAALLRTSAMQDIEARVAERADELIETFELTRLADEYASSLSGGQRKLLELARVLMLEPDLLLLDEPFAGVNPTLTNEIADHIRGLNDDGMTVVVIEHELETLTDLVDRLVVLQQGRLLVEGEPEAVLNDERVIDAYLGS; encoded by the coding sequence GTGAGCCTGCTCGACGTCGACGGCCTCGTCAAGGAGTTCGGCGGCCTCGTGGCCATCGACGACCTCTCGCTCTCGGTCGACGAGGGCGAGCTCGTCGGCGTCATGGGACCCAACGGCGCGGGCAAGTCGACGTTCTTCAACTGCGTGAGCGGCGTCGTCCAGCCCGACGGCGGCACCGTCCGCTTCGACGGTCGCGACGTCACCGGGGCGGAAACCGAGGTGCTCGCCCGCGACGGGCTGGTCCGGACGTTCCAGCACACCCGCCAGCTCGACACGATGACGGTGCGGGAGAACGTCCGCCTGGCCGCGCCCGGCCAGCCCGGCGAGCAGCCGGTCGCCGCGCTGCTTCGCACCAGCGCCATGCAGGATATCGAGGCCAGGGTGGCCGAGCGCGCCGACGAGCTCATCGAGACGTTCGAGCTCACGCGGCTCGCCGACGAGTACGCGAGCAGCCTCTCGGGCGGCCAGCGAAAGCTGCTCGAGCTCGCCCGCGTGCTGATGCTGGAGCCCGACCTGCTCCTGCTCGACGAGCCGTTCGCCGGCGTGAACCCCACGCTCACGAACGAGATCGCCGACCACATCCGCGGTCTGAACGACGACGGGATGACCGTCGTCGTCATCGAGCACGAACTGGAGACGCTGACCGACCTCGTCGACCGACTGGTCGTGCTCCAGCAGGGCCGCCTGCTGGTCGAGGGCGAGCCCGAGGCCGTACTGAACGACGAACGCGTCATCGACGCCTACCTTGGATCATGA
- a CDS encoding ABC transporter ATP-binding protein, with the protein MMNDATTLDDDTPDDTRSTRGDHLLDVTDLDAGYGDLQVLTDVDMHVDEGEYVAIVGPNGAGKSTLMKSVFGLADRMGGRITFDGIDITDFPPEEVIEVGMSYVPQSENVFPSLTVAENLRIGAYILDEVPEERRQAVFDRFPVLEERGDQNAGTLSGGQQQMLAMGAALMLDPELLLLDEPSAGLAPDLVEEMFDRIDEVNAAGTSVLMVEQNAKEALRRCDRGYVLAQGENRYEGPGDDLLDDDEVRRQFLGG; encoded by the coding sequence ATCATGAACGACGCAACGACGCTCGACGACGACACGCCGGACGACACCCGTAGCACGCGGGGCGACCACCTGCTCGACGTGACCGACCTCGACGCGGGCTACGGCGACCTGCAGGTGCTCACCGACGTGGACATGCACGTCGACGAGGGTGAGTACGTCGCCATCGTCGGCCCGAACGGAGCCGGGAAATCGACCCTGATGAAGTCCGTGTTCGGCCTCGCGGACCGCATGGGCGGACGGATAACGTTCGACGGCATCGACATCACCGACTTCCCCCCGGAGGAGGTCATCGAGGTCGGGATGAGCTACGTCCCCCAGAGCGAGAACGTGTTCCCGTCGCTCACCGTCGCGGAGAACCTCCGCATCGGCGCGTACATCCTCGACGAGGTGCCCGAGGAACGCAGGCAGGCGGTGTTCGACCGCTTCCCCGTCCTCGAGGAGCGCGGCGACCAGAACGCCGGCACGCTCTCGGGCGGCCAGCAGCAGATGCTCGCCATGGGCGCGGCGCTCATGCTCGACCCCGAACTGCTCCTGCTCGACGAGCCCTCCGCCGGGCTCGCACCCGACCTCGTCGAGGAGATGTTCGACCGCATCGACGAGGTGAACGCCGCCGGCACGTCGGTGCTGATGGTGGAGCAGAACGCGAAGGAGGCGCTCCGGCGCTGCGACCGCGGCTACGTGCTCGCACAGGGCGAGAACCGCTACGAGGGCCCCGGCGACGACCTGCTGGACGACGACGAGGTCAGACGGCAGTTCCTCGGCGGGTGA